In Pseudomonas sp. LRP2-20, the genomic window GACGGCAACAACCCGGCCTCGGGGCGCGTCGACAACCTCAAGCGCCTGGCCCTGGTGCTGGCCAACGAACATATCGCCAGCGTGCGCTACGACAAGCGCGGGGTGGCCGCCAGCCAGCCGGCGACACCGGATGAGCGCGACCTCAGCGTGCAACGCTATGTCGACGACGTGGTGGCCTGGAGCCGCAAGCTCAAGGCCGACCCCCGCTTCGGCCCACTGATCCTGGTCGGCCACAGCGAAGGTGCGCTGATCGCCAGCCTGGCCGCCGAGCGTGCCGGTGCCAGCGCCGTGATCACCCTGGCCGGCATCGGCCGACCACTGGCAGATGTGCTGCGCGAGCAACTGGCCCAACGCCTGCCGCCGGCGCAGCTGGCCGGTGGCAGCGCCCTGCTCGACCGCCTGCAGGCCGGGCAGACCAGCCTGGACGTACCGGCCCCGTTGCGCCAGGTGTTTCGCCCCAGCGTACAGCCGTACCTGATCACCCTGCTCCAGCAGGACCCGGCGCAGGCCTTCGCCCGCTTGCCGATGCCGGCGCTGATCGTGCAGGGCCGCAACGACGTGCAGGTCGACGTGGCCGACGCCGAACGCCTAAAGGCGGCCAAGCCGGATGCCCAACTGGTACTGATCGACGGCATGAACCACATGCTGCGCATCAGCCCCAAGGACATGCACCTGCAGCGTGACAGCTACCTCAACCCGGAATTGCCACTGGCACGGGAGCTCGGCGAGCGGGTGGTCAGCTTCATTCACCAACTGCCTTCGGCCTGACCCTCAAACATCGGCAAAAGCTGCCGATAAAACGGTATTGGTGCTGATTGGGGCCGCTTTGCGGCCCATCGCCGGCAAGCGCGGCTCCCACAGGATCTCCTCAAGGCTGATTGCTGTGCGCCCCTGCGCTTGCCGGCGATGGGCTGCAAGGCAGCCCCGGTCAGCGCCCGCCCGTATCTGAGGAATGCCTTGATGACCGATGCCCCCGCCGCCGTAGAGCCAGCCGAAGAGCCGCACGCCCCGGAGCCCGCCGCCCTGCCCTGGGCCGACCTTGCCGTCGAACACTTCCAGCTGCTGCGCCTGGCGCCCATGCCCACCGACCGCAACAGTGGTGCACGGCCATTGCGCTTCGTCGAGTTCGCCTATGCCGAGCGCCATGACAAGGCCCACAGCCTGTTGCGCATGGAAATCCGCCTGCCCGGGCAAAAGGTGCGCAAGGAGCAGAACCAGCTGGATGTGCGGGTGGATCACGCCGAGCGCCTGGTGACCCTCGGCAGCGACAGCGGCCTGCAACTGGAGCCGCTGAACCGTGGCATCGGCCGCTTCATGCTGGGCCAGGCCGTGCAGTGGCTGCAGCGCCGCTGGTCGAACTACCGGGTCGAAGGCATGGCGCTGCCGAACAAGGATGCACTGAACGAAGACACCCGCCTGCGCCGCGACCGCTTCATCACCGCCACCGGCCTGGAGGTGGAATACGCCGACCCACAGCACCTCAAGGGCCGTACGCTCGACACCACGGTGAGCCAGCTCAAGGGCGGCTGGAACACCGAGAAGGTGCAACAGCTGAGCATGCTCGATGCAGCGGGCATGCTGCAGCAGGCCGAGCAGCAATTGCTGGAAAAAGAAGGGCAGCTGCGCGAGCGCGATGAGCGGGTGGCCAAGTATCGGCGCGAAGACAGCGGATTGCGCTTTACCATCACCTGCCTGGTGGCGTTTGCCGTGTTCCAGGCCGGGCTGCTGATCTGGATCGCTACCCGCTGAAACCGAGCCGCCTGCTTCGCGGGCAAGCCCGCTCCCACAGGGATATCACCGAACCTGAGGGTAGCGAACTCCCTGTGGAAGCGGGTTTACCCGCGAATGGGCTGCAAAGCAGCCCCAAGGCCACAATCAGACGCGCGCCTTGAACAGCTCCTGGTGCTGCCGGCACTGCTCGGCGGTGAGCATGAACACACCATGCCCGCCGCGCTCGAACTCCAGCCAGGCAAAGTCCACTTCCGGGTACAGCGCCTCGACATGCACCTGGCTGTTGCCGACCTCAACGATCAGCAGGCCCTTTTCGGTCAGGTGGTCAGCCGCCTCGGCCAGCATCCGCCGCACCAGGTCCAGGCCATCGTTGCCACAGGCCAGGCCCATTTCCGGCTCGTGGTGATACTCGGCCGGCATGTCGCCGAAGTCCTCGGCATCGACATACGGCGGGTTGGACAGGATCAGGTCGAAACGCTGCCCTGGCAGGCCAGCGAAGCCGTCTCCCTGCACAGTGAACACGCGCTCGTCGAGGCCGTGGCGCTCGATGTTCTGGTTGGCCACTTCCAGCGCGTCGAACGACAGGTCGGCCAGCACCACTTCGGCTTCGGGGAACACTTCGGCAGCCACGATACCGATGCAGCCAGAGCCGGTGCACAGGTCAAGGATACGCGCCGGCTCAGCCGCCAGCCACGGCTCGAAGCGCTTCTCGATCAGCTCGCCGATCGGCGAGCGGGGCACCAGCACGCGCTCGTCGACGATGAACGACATGCCGCAGAACCAGGCTTCGCCCAACAGGTAGGCGGTCGGCACGCGGTCTTCGATGCGGCGCTTGAGCAGGTGCTGCA contains:
- a CDS encoding alpha/beta hydrolase, which gives rise to MMSRLVAFFLLLCTGLAQAAAPTVLQRPIDLDTGQGVLHGSLLLPQQATPPPVVLIIAGSGPTDRDGNNPASGRVDNLKRLALVLANEHIASVRYDKRGVAASQPATPDERDLSVQRYVDDVVAWSRKLKADPRFGPLILVGHSEGALIASLAAERAGASAVITLAGIGRPLADVLREQLAQRLPPAQLAGGSALLDRLQAGQTSLDVPAPLRQVFRPSVQPYLITLLQQDPAQAFARLPMPALIVQGRNDVQVDVADAERLKAAKPDAQLVLIDGMNHMLRISPKDMHLQRDSYLNPELPLARELGERVVSFIHQLPSA
- the prmB gene encoding 50S ribosomal protein L3 N(5)-glutamine methyltransferase; its protein translation is MITSRLRTLRDHIRWAVSRFHEHELFFGHGADNAWDEARLLVLGAVHLPWEIADSYLDCQLEDDERVRLQHLLKRRIEDRVPTAYLLGEAWFCGMSFIVDERVLVPRSPIGELIEKRFEPWLAAEPARILDLCTGSGCIGIVAAEVFPEAEVVLADLSFDALEVANQNIERHGLDERVFTVQGDGFAGLPGQRFDLILSNPPYVDAEDFGDMPAEYHHEPEMGLACGNDGLDLVRRMLAEAADHLTEKGLLIVEVGNSQVHVEALYPEVDFAWLEFERGGHGVFMLTAEQCRQHQELFKARV